A DNA window from Pseudorasbora parva isolate DD20220531a chromosome 19, ASM2467924v1, whole genome shotgun sequence contains the following coding sequences:
- the fam8a1a gene encoding protein FAM8A1: protein MRLIKGFNMTADIAEETAKNGQKSDNDDNMTTTEYCAQLQQWMWRYYCSYASWQSWVLMSAPLFPPPQFGCQAPGSTTSAYASTPADIAAWYNQTSPPSSRPAAIATSSTGDRGPAQPAGREYTIPSPLRRFLAETVDFFLLFCVKATIVLWIMHLSGMKDISKFMMQFIVEEIDETTSLEDLQKMMVVALAYRVLVCVYEIICIWGAGGATPGKFLLGLRVVTCDTTVLVQPNRVLVVPASNVSLSASTVRALNKNFSIAFLFPIFITLLFFQHNRTVYDVVAGTIVVRRRRAR, encoded by the exons ATGAGATTAATAAAAGGATTCAACATGACAGCGGATATTGCGGAAGAAACAGCCAAAAACGGACAGAAATCCGATaatgatgacaacatgacaACGACTGAATACTGCGCGCAACTGCAGCAGTGGATGTGGCGATATTACTGTAGCTATGCGAGCTGGCAGAGCTGGGTGTTGATGTCCGCGCCGCTGTTTCCTCCGCCTCAGTTCGGTTGCCAGGCACCCGGTAGCACCACATCTGCATATGCCTCGACGCCCGCTGACATCGCCGCCTGGTATAACCAGACGAGCCCACCGTCCAGCCGTCCAGCAGCTATTGCCACATCCAGCACCGGTGACAGAGGACCAGCACAGCCTGCAG gTAGGGAGTACACCATCCCCTCCCCTCTACGTAGATTTCTGGctgaaactgttgatttcttCCTTCTCTTCTGTGTAAAGGCAACCATAGTGTTGTGGATCATGCATCTCAGTGGAATGAA AGATATTTCCAAATTCATGATGCAGTTTATTGTGGAAGAGATTGATGAGACCACATCATTGGAGGACCTGCAGAAGATGATGGTGGTGGCTTTAGCATACAGAGTCCTAGTGTGCGTCTATGAA ATCATCTGTATTTGGGGAGCAGGAGGTGCCACTCCTGGAAAGTTCCTGCTGGGTCTTCGAGTCGTCACATGTGACACGACAGTCCTAGTGCAGCCGAATCGGGTTTTGGTGGTACCAGCATCCAATGTCAGCTTATCTGC gTCCACAGTTCGGGCCTTAAATAAAAACTTCTCCATAGCCTTCCTGTTCCCCATCTTTATCACGCTACTCTTTTTTCAACACAACAGAACTGTTTATGACGTTGTGGCTGGAACCATTGTGGTTCGGAGGAGAAGAGCCAGATGA